The following nucleotide sequence is from Mycobacterium sp. Z3061.
TTCGTCACGTTCATGACCGGCAACGCACAGCGTGCCGTGCTGGGCGTCTTCCGTGACGACGTGACGTTGTCGTTGAGTGCGGGCACGCTGCTGCTGTGTTTCGTGGCCGGCGTGATCGTCTCCTCGGTGTGCCGCCGCCGGTTCTGGGCGGAACACCCGCACGGCCCCACCGTCCTGACCACGTTCTGTCTGGTGTTCGCCACCGGCCTGGACATCGTGTTGGGCGGCTGGGAGCAAACCCTGCTGGATTTCGTGCCGATCATGTTCGTGGTCTTCGGCATCGGTGCGCTGAACACTTCCTTCGTGAAAGACGGTGAAGTGTCGGTGCCGCTGAGTTATGTGACCGGCACGCTGGTCAAGATGGGCCAGGGCATCGAGCGCCACATGGCCGGCGGGAAAATCGAGGACTGGTTCGGCTATTTCATGATGCTCGCGACGTTCATGCTGGGCGCCGCGATCGGGGGCGCGATCAGCTTGGTGGTCAGCGGCACCCAGATGCTCGGTGTCGCCGCGTTCGTGTGTGCGGTGACGACCTGTTACACCTACCTGCACGCCGATCGGCGCGGGTTGCTGGATTAGCCGGCTGTAAAAGGAACATCGGCAGCAGCGCTGGCCGGGTGCGCTGCTACCTTCCGAAAAGGAACATCGGCAGCAGCGCTGGCCGTTGCGCTGCTGCCGATGTGGTCTAGGGGGCTTCGGTGGTCAGGTTCCCGCGACCGGAGGGGTGGCCGGTGCCGGTGCCGGAGCGGGCGCCGGCGCGGCGTTGACCGCGTTGATCACTTGCAGCATGTCGGGCTTCATCGCCATCAACTGCTGGTTCCAGTAGTTCCAGGAGTGGGTGCCGTTACCCGGGAACTGGAACACCCCGTTGCGCCCGCCGTTGGCCGCGTAGGTCTGCTGGAACTGCTGGTTGGTGCGCAGCGTCAGGCCCTCGAGAAACTTCGCCGGCATGTTGTCGCCGCCGAGGTCGCTGGGGGTGCCGTTGCCGCAGTAGACCCAGATCCGGGTGTTGTTGGCGACCAACCGCGGGATCTGCATCATCGGGTCGTTGCGCTTCCACGCCGGGTCGCTGGACGGGCCCCACATGCTGTTGGCGTTGTAGCCGCCCGCGTCGTTCATCGCCAGCCCGATGAGCGTCGGCCACCAACCCTCCGACGGGTTGAGGAAGCCCGACAGCGACGCGGCGTAGGGGAACATCTGCGGGTAGTACGCGGCCATCACCAGGGCAGAGCCACCCGACATCGAAAGTCCCACAACGGAGTTGCCGACCGGCGAGGTGCCCTTGTTGGCCTGCAGCCAGGCGGGCATCTCCCGGGTCAGGAACGTCTCCCACTTGTAGGTGTAGTTCTGGCCGTTGCCCTGCGACGGCTGGTACCAGTCGCTGTAGAAGCTTGACTGACCGCCGACCGGCATGATCACCGAAAGGCCGGAGTTGTAGAACTCCTCGAACGCGGGCGTGTTGATGTCCCAGCCGCTGTAGTCGTCCTGGGCGCGCAGGCCGTCCAGCAGGTAGACCGAATGCGCTCCGCCACCCTGGAATTGGACCCGGATGTTCCGGCCCATCGCCTGCGACGGGATCTGCAGGTACTCGACCGGCAGGCCTGGCCGGGAGAACGCGCCCGCGGTGGCCGACCCGCCGACCGCGCTGACGAGACCGGTCAGCAGCGCGGCGCCCATAACCGCGAACGCCAACCTGCGAGGCATGGTTATCGCTGCGCCACACAGCTTTTCAACGAACTTCATCGTTTTACCCATCCCACTTTCATCTGCCGCTCGTGCGGTGGAATCTGTTCTTGGGCGAGTGAAACACAGTCGGCGGAGCCTTAAAGCCCGTCGCGGCCGTAGAACTTTGTCGCGGTCTGCTAACGATTGGGATTCGGCCCCGAGACCCGTCGTCGTGGTCACTATCGGGTAACGAAAGGCCACCGGAAAGGCATCGCTG
It contains:
- the ag85C gene encoding diacylglycerol acyltransferase/mycolyltransferase Ag85C; protein product: MKFVEKLCGAAITMPRRLAFAVMGAALLTGLVSAVGGSATAGAFSRPGLPVEYLQIPSQAMGRNIRVQFQGGGAHSVYLLDGLRAQDDYSGWDINTPAFEEFYNSGLSVIMPVGGQSSFYSDWYQPSQGNGQNYTYKWETFLTREMPAWLQANKGTSPVGNSVVGLSMSGGSALVMAAYYPQMFPYAASLSGFLNPSEGWWPTLIGLAMNDAGGYNANSMWGPSSDPAWKRNDPMMQIPRLVANNTRIWVYCGNGTPSDLGGDNMPAKFLEGLTLRTNQQFQQTYAANGGRNGVFQFPGNGTHSWNYWNQQLMAMKPDMLQVINAVNAAPAPAPAPAPATPPVAGT
- a CDS encoding YoaK family protein translates to MQKEMYDSEARLAWVLAALAGVLGATAFTHSEGYFVTFMTGNAQRAVLGVFRDDVTLSLSAGTLLLCFVAGVIVSSVCRRRFWAEHPHGPTVLTTFCLVFATGLDIVLGGWEQTLLDFVPIMFVVFGIGALNTSFVKDGEVSVPLSYVTGTLVKMGQGIERHMAGGKIEDWFGYFMMLATFMLGAAIGGAISLVVSGTQMLGVAAFVCAVTTCYTYLHADRRGLLD